One part of the Candidatus Kouleothrix ribensis genome encodes these proteins:
- a CDS encoding class I SAM-dependent methyltransferase, translated as MNVQELLTNPPKIHGSEEARTSIYRIEDAMFAFLDTYLREGMNTLEIGAGTSTIIFAIKKTRHTCIVPDLKQLWRIKEYCELHNISLDNVNFIIEKSQYALPKITQRDHDCILIDGNHGFPVPFVDWYYCAGLLKLGGVVIVDDLYIWTCGILADFLREQPEWRTIKETSRTMVSMKIMEGSQDKEWTHQKYVLRRSRATAILPKISYITNLLRRGQITLFFQNIILRIKRK; from the coding sequence ATGAACGTTCAAGAACTCCTAACTAACCCCCCTAAGATCCATGGTTCTGAAGAAGCACGCACAAGCATCTATCGCATCGAAGATGCAATGTTTGCGTTTCTCGACACATATCTTCGGGAAGGAATGAATACACTAGAGATCGGAGCGGGCACAAGTACGATTATATTCGCTATCAAGAAAACACGGCATACATGTATAGTTCCTGACTTAAAGCAACTTTGGAGGATTAAAGAGTACTGTGAGTTGCATAATATTTCGTTGGACAACGTGAATTTTATTATTGAAAAGTCGCAGTATGCACTTCCAAAAATCACGCAACGCGATCACGACTGTATACTTATTGATGGAAACCACGGCTTTCCAGTCCCTTTTGTTGATTGGTATTATTGTGCGGGTTTACTCAAATTGGGAGGTGTTGTCATTGTTGATGATCTATATATTTGGACTTGCGGTATTTTAGCTGATTTTTTACGCGAGCAGCCGGAGTGGCGAACTATTAAAGAAACCAGTCGAACTATGGTGAGTATGAAGATAATGGAAGGAAGCCAGGATAAAGAATGGACACATCAAAAATATGTGTTGCGTCGTAGTCGCGCAACAGCAATATTGCCTAAAATCTCATACATCACCAATCTCTTGAGGCGAGGTCAGATTACATTGTTTTTCCAAAATATTATCTTACGAATCAAGCGTAAGTGA